One Archocentrus centrarchus isolate MPI-CPG fArcCen1 chromosome 10, fArcCen1, whole genome shotgun sequence genomic region harbors:
- the LOC115787465 gene encoding uncharacterized protein LOC115787465: MCNKVSVSDSQKATETIIRAIQQERFPEELKAIKEGRNLSRGSPLTKLSPYIDKAGLLRVGGRLLQSDLESVEKNPYIMPRSCHIANLLIRHYHEKIRHQGRHLTEGALRSAGYWIMGGKRQISSLIHSCVACRKLRGGTQSQKMADLPPERLSTDPPFSYVGLDVFGPWMVTSRRTRGGLANSKRWAVMFTCMSTRAVHLEAIESMDTSNFINALRRFLSIRGPAKQLRSDCGTNFTGACKELGFDIKISSDPNVKAFLNDSGCTWIFNPPHSSHMGGSWERMIGIARKILDTQLAQLGTQHLTHDVLITFLAEVAAIMNARPLVSVSSDPDSPLILTPATLLTQKVGAVPVPQGDFGEKDLYKRQWRQVQSLANSFWHRWRKEYLSTLQCRRKWKEPRPNLRQGDVVLLKDPLVKRNQWPMGVIVKAHPSSDGHVRKVEVKVIKDGKSRVYLRPVTDVVLLLSDVMQ; encoded by the coding sequence ATGTGCAACAAAGTCAGTGTTTCAGATTCTCAGAAAGCTACAGAGACAATAATAAGGGCAATTCAACAAGAAAGATTCCCAGAGGAGCTCAAGGCAATCAAAGAAGGAAGGAACTTGTCCAGGGGAAGCCCTTTAACAAAGCTCTCTCCCTACATAGACAAGGCTGGTCTCCTCAGGGTCGGTGGACGCCTTCTCCAGTCAGACCTTGAAAGTGTTGAGAAAAACCCCTACATTATGCCACGTAGTTGTCACATAGCCAACCTGTTGATCCGCCACTACCATGAGAAAATCAGGCACCAAGGGCGCCACCTCACAGAGGGTGCTTTGAGATCTGCAGGTTACTGGATTATGGGGGGTAAACGCCAGATTAGCAGTCTCATTCACTCTTGTGTAGCTTGCCGCAAGCTAAGGGGTGGGACACAATCTCAAAAAATGGCTGATCTACCCCCAGAACGCTTGAGCACCGATCCTCCATTTTCCTATGTGGGGCTTGATGTGTTCGGGCCATGGATGGTCACTTCACGCCGCACCCGAGGTGGCCTCGCAAACAGCAAACGCTGGGCAGTAATGTTCACCTGCATGAGCACAAGAGCCGTTCACCTGGAGGCCATAGAGTCTATGGACACGTCCAATTTTATCAACGCTCTTCGCAGGTTCCTTTCTATAAGGGGGCCTGCAAAACAACTGAGATCAGACTGTGGGACTAACTTCACAGGGGCGTGCAAGGAGTTGGGGTTTGACATCAAAATCTCTTCTGACCCAAATGTCAAGGCATTTCTCAACGACAGTGGCTGCACGTGGATTTTCAACCCTCCGCACTCTTCACATATGGGAGGTAGTTGGGAGCGGATGATTGGAATCGCACGTAAGATCTTGGACACCCAGCTTGCTCAACTTGGAACTCAACACCTCACTCATGACGTTCTGATCACCTTTTTGGCAGAGGTGGCTGCAATCATGAACGCTCGACCGTTGGTTTCGGTGTCAAGTGACCCAGATTCCCCTCTCATCCTTACTCCAGCCACGCTTCTCACTCAGAAGGTCGGAGCTGTTCCTGTACCTCAAGGCGACTTTGGAGAAAAAGACCTTTACAAACGTCAGTGGAGACAAGTTCAGAGTCTGGCTAACTCCTTCTGGCATCGTTGGCGGAAGGAATACCTTTCAACACTGCAGTGCCGACGTAAATGGAAGGAGCCTAGACCCAACCTTCGGCAGGGGGATGTTGTTCTCCTGAAGGACCCATTGGTAAAGAGGAACCAATGGCCTATGGGAGTCATAGTGAAAGCTCACCCCAGTAGCGATGGACATGTTAGAAAGGTCGAAGTTAAGGTGATAAAGGATGGCAAGAGTCGGGTGTATTTAAGACCAGTTACAGATGTTGTTCTTCTTTTATCTGATGTCATGCAATAA